Below is a window of Candidatus Desulfatibia profunda DNA.
TCCATGACCCAATATACTATATGTTGTGGTCGGTGGAGTCAAGTGCATACCCCCATAATTTAATATTAATAGTATTGTTAAATGGATTCGTTACCAAGGATTTCCTGCCATGAAAAAGCAGATTCTAGTGGTGGACGATAACCGGCAGATGCTGGAATTCATAGCCAATCTGTTGGAAGATGAAGGCCATCAAGTAACTACGGCCGAAAATGGTTTCTCAGCCCTGAACCTGCTCATTTCTTTCACTCCTGACATTATCTTTGCCGACCTTGTGATGCCCGTGATCGGTGGGGACAAACTGTTCAAGATTGCCCGCAAGATGGAGCATTTAAAAGATTGCTGCCCGGTGCTTGTTTCGGCGGCGGCTTCCGAACTTGACTTCGACTACACGGAAATCGGCGCTGACAGTTGTATCGCCAAGGGACCTTCAGAATCGATTGCCGGGCATGTTTTGGCGGCGGTAAAAGAAGCGGATTCTTTGAGAAGGGATGATCGGCATAAAGCGATCAGGGGCATTAATGAAGTATATCCCCGGCAAATGACCAGGGAACTGCTCTCCCGAAATCGCCACCTGGAAACCATGCTGGAGAGCATGGCGGAGGGCATTATCGAGATTTTTTCCGGCAAGGTCGTTTATGCCAACTCGGCCGCCGCTTCCTTGTTCGGCATGCCGCCGGAAAAACTCTTGTTCAAACATCTTCCGGGTTTATTCGACGAAGCCCAGCGGCCGTATATTGAATCGTTGCTGAAGACAGAAAACGGCCTGCCTGCCGATATCGATCCGGACACATCCGTTCCACTCAACGGCAAACAGGTTATCATAAAAAAACAGGCGGTGAAAGGAGACGAAACCACCCACATTATCATCATCACGGATGTGACCGAGCGCAAGCGGACGGAGGTGGAGTTAAAGGAATACCGGGACCATCTTGAAGTTCTTGTTAAAAAGCGCACCGTCGAATTGACCCAAACCAACATGCTGCTCCAAAAGGAAATCGACGGACGCATTCGGGTGGAGGAGGAACTGCTGGAGAGCAAAGAACGCTTTGATTCATTCATGAAACATCTTCCGGGCCTGGCCTTCATGAAAGACCTTGACGGACGTTATGTCTATTTAAACGAAGCCTATAACGATATGCTTGCAGGGAATCCGGTTGACTTTATCGGCCGGACCGATGATGAAATCTGGTCTGCTGAAGTGGCCGGTCCGATGAAAGCAAACGATACCGTCGTCATGTCCGAAGGGCGGGTCTTAAGCACGGTTGCCACCGTAACGATCGGCGACGAAACTCAGTATTTCCGCATCACCAAATTTCCTGTTTTCAAGGGCAACAGGCCTTTCCTTCTTGCTGGAATTGCATTGAACATCACCGAGCGTTATCTTTCGGAAATGGAAAGAAAGAAATTGGAAATCAGGCTGCAGCAAGCCCAAAAAATGGAAGCCATCGGAACGCTTGCCGGCGGAGTGGCCCATGATCTCAATAATGTATTGTCCGGCCTTGTAAGTTATCCGGACTTATTGCTAAGGGACCTTCCGGAGGACAGCCCTTTGAGAAAGGCTATCTCGACGATCAAACAATCCGGGGAAAAAGCGGCCTCGATCGTACAGGATTTGTTGACCCTGGCAAGAAGAGGGGTCGCTGTAACAAAAGTTGTAGCACTTAACGACATTATTTCCGAATACCTGATAAGTCCTGAACACGACAAATTAAGATTGTACCATCCTCAGGTTGAGCTGGCCGTCGAGCTTGAAACCGGCCTGTTGAATATTATAGGATCTCCGGTGCATCTGTCCATGACGGTATTGAATTTGGTTTCAAATGCTACCGAGTCTATGCCCGATGGAGGCAAGATCACTATTTCAACCGAAAATCGATATATCGACAGACCGTTGAGGGGTTATGAGGACGTGGAAGAAGGGGATTATGTTACCCTGGTGGTTTCCGATACCGGATCAGGCATCTCTGCCGGCGACATGGAAAGAATCTTTGACCCTTTTTATACCAAAAAAGTCATGGGGAAAAGCGGAACAGGTTTGGGGATGGCGGTGGTATGGGGAACCGTCAGGGACCACAAAGGGTATATTGATGTTCAAAGCACCCCAGGAAAAGGAACGACCTTTACGCTTTATTTTCCAGCAACCAGAGAGGAGCTGATCGGCGACGACGCCCTGTTGTCCATTGAAGATTTATCGGGCAAGGGAGAGTCGATTTTAATTGTGGATGATGTGCATGAGCAAAGGGAAATAGCTTGCCAGATGTTGACAAGATTAGGATATCGTGCGGCCTCGGTTTCAAGCGGTGAAGCAGCGGTTGACCATGTGAAAGACAATGTTGTAGATTTACTGGTACTGGATATGATTATGGATCCCGGAATCGACGGGCTTGAGACCTACAAAAGGATTATTGCTCTGCACCCCGGCCAGAAAGCGGTAATTACCAGCGGTTTTTCTGAAACAGGTCAAGTCAAAGAGGCTCAACGGTTGGGGGCGGGAGCGTATATCAAAAAACCATATACACTGGAAAAGCTTGGGA
It encodes the following:
- a CDS encoding response regulator; protein product: MKKQILVVDDNRQMLEFIANLLEDEGHQVTTAENGFSALNLLISFTPDIIFADLVMPVIGGDKLFKIARKMEHLKDCCPVLVSAAASELDFDYTEIGADSCIAKGPSESIAGHVLAAVKEADSLRRDDRHKAIRGINEVYPRQMTRELLSRNRHLETMLESMAEGIIEIFSGKVVYANSAAASLFGMPPEKLLFKHLPGLFDEAQRPYIESLLKTENGLPADIDPDTSVPLNGKQVIIKKQAVKGDETTHIIIITDVTERKRTEVELKEYRDHLEVLVKKRTVELTQTNMLLQKEIDGRIRVEEELLESKERFDSFMKHLPGLAFMKDLDGRYVYLNEAYNDMLAGNPVDFIGRTDDEIWSAEVAGPMKANDTVVMSEGRVLSTVATVTIGDETQYFRITKFPVFKGNRPFLLAGIALNITERYLSEMERKKLEIRLQQAQKMEAIGTLAGGVAHDLNNVLSGLVSYPDLLLRDLPEDSPLRKAISTIKQSGEKAASIVQDLLTLARRGVAVTKVVALNDIISEYLISPEHDKLRLYHPQVELAVELETGLLNIIGSPVHLSMTVLNLVSNATESMPDGGKITISTENRYIDRPLRGYEDVEEGDYVTLVVSDTGSGISAGDMERIFDPFYTKKVMGKSGTGLGMAVVWGTVRDHKGYIDVQSTPGKGTTFTLYFPATREELIGDDALLSIEDLSGKGESILIVDDVHEQREIACQMLTRLGYRAASVSSGEAAVDHVKDNVVDLLVLDMIMDPGIDGLETYKRIIALHPGQKAVITSGFSETGQVKEAQRLGAGAYIKKPYTLEKLGKAVRAELNHTV